A window of Lysobacter sp. TY2-98 genomic DNA:
CCTCGACCGGGATCGCGCCTTCGAAGCGCAGCGTGCTGGCGCTGTGGCCGCGCTCGTCGAGGTACTGCAGCCACTTGCCGAGGAAGGTATTCATCCGCATGCGATGGCCGAGCAGCCGCTCGGGCGTCGGATTGAGGCCGATCACGTCCTGCCAGCGACGCCCGACATAGCAGTGCGTGGCCTCGGCCTGGCATGCATCGTGATACAGGCGCACATAGGCGGATGGATCAGATTCGCCGGTCACCGGGTCGCGCATCGCGTAGGTGAGGCGGACTTCCGTCGTGTACGGATGTTGGCCGATGACGTCGATGCGCAGCGGTACGCCGTCGCCGATGTCCGAGATCCAGCGGCCCTCGCTCAGGCGGCGAATATCGAAAAGCCGCCCCAGGCGGCCGTGGTTTTCGGCGTACAGCGCCATCAGCCAGGCGAAGCGGCTGAGGCGCGGAATGAGCTTCTTACGGGCGACCAGTTGGGACATGGACCGACTCTACACGCCGGTCGTCCCCGAAAGTGCGACGAAAAGCCGGCTCCGTTCAGGCGCGGTCACGCCAGCCCGTGGACCGCGGCTAGAACATCTCGCGCTGCAGATTGAGGGTGGTCAGCACCTTGCTCGCGATCTCCTCGATCGACGTGTGCGTCGTGCTGAGCGTCTCGATGCGCTCGGCGCGGAACATCGCTTCCGCCGCAGACACCTCGCGGCGACACGTCTCCAGCTGTGCATAACGCGAATTCGGCCGGCGTTCCTGGCGGATCTGCTGCAGACGCGCGGGATCGATCGTCAGGCCGAACAGCTTGTGGCGGTACGGGCGCAGGCGCGGCGGCAGGCGATCGTGCTCGAGATCTTCTTCAGTCAGCGGATAGTTCGCCGCGCGCACGCCGTAGTGCAGGGCGAGGTAGATGCAGGTCGGCGTCTTGCCGGCGCGTGACACCGCGACGAGCACCAGGTCCGCCTCGGAATAGTCGAGGCTCTGACCGTCGTCGTGCGTCAGTGTGAAATTGATGGCATCGATGCGGCGGTGGTACTTCTCGAAGTCCACCATTCCGTGTGCGCGGCCGACGTGACGCTGGCGCGTCTGCCCGAGTTCGCGCTCCAGCGGCTCGATGAAGGGCGCGAACACGTCGAGCATGAGTGCGCCGCTCTCGACCAGCGCGGCGCTGACTTCGGGGTCGACACAGGAATTGATGACGATGGGGCGCACGCCGAAGCGCTCGCCGGCGTCGCGAATGCGGGCGACGACGTCCTGCGCGCGCTCGAGCGAA
This region includes:
- a CDS encoding DUF1249 domain-containing protein — encoded protein: MSQLVARKKLIPRLSRFAWLMALYAENHGRLGRLFDIRRLSEGRWISDIGDGVPLRIDVIGQHPYTTEVRLTYAMRDPVTGESDPSAYVRLYHDACQAEATHCYVGRRWQDVIGLNPTPERLLGHRMRMNTFLGKWLQYLDERGHSASTLRFEGAIPVEEREEIVGDA
- a CDS encoding pyruvate, water dikinase regulatory protein, which produces MSDVRPVFYVSDGTGITAETIGHSVLTQFTETRFDTTRISFVDSLERAQDVVARIRDAGERFGVRPIVINSCVDPEVSAALVESGALMLDVFAPFIEPLERELGQTRQRHVGRAHGMVDFEKYHRRIDAINFTLTHDDGQSLDYSEADLVLVAVSRAGKTPTCIYLALHYGVRAANYPLTEEDLEHDRLPPRLRPYRHKLFGLTIDPARLQQIRQERRPNSRYAQLETCRREVSAAEAMFRAERIETLSTTHTSIEEIASKVLTTLNLQREMF